Proteins encoded in a region of the Rutidosis leptorrhynchoides isolate AG116_Rl617_1_P2 chromosome 9, CSIRO_AGI_Rlap_v1, whole genome shotgun sequence genome:
- the LOC139867814 gene encoding uncharacterized protein, translated as MRESDFNRSLSSTTWFHIVNAGNDMEEFQISLRHSFVKSIGSGDKTAFWLEHWIGQDKLCNLFPRIFRLETVREVSIKDRIKATDSGLMFEWSWSREPNGRTNSELQAMIDLLSGFSFANCPSDTWSWGLASNGTFTVKKLTNLLESNMLDRYSSQTGTLRNSLVPKKVEIFIWRVQKKRIPVRVELDKRDVDLHSLRCPLCDDGLESVEHSLVLCDRVRDLWTRIFKWWGIRISNPFNLCDLVEGINTSSMSEKGKRLWQAIVWIGLYHIWCLRNKTVFENKSWNIPMALSEIQSKTFEWIATRDKKHTYEWLNWITNPGDLLSSL; from the coding sequence ATGAGGGAGAGTGATTTTAATCGCTCTCTATCATCCACCACTTGGTTTCACATCGTTAATGCAGGTAATGACATGGAAGAATTCCAAATTTCACTCAGGCATTCCTTCGTCAAATCAATCGGAAGTGGAGATAAAACAGCATTCTGGTTGGAGCATTGGATTGGTCAGGATAAACTTTGCAATCTCTTCCCCAGGATATTCAGACTTGAAACGGTGAGGGAGGTCAGCATTAAGGATCGTATAAAAGCTACTGATTCGGGCCTTATGTTCGAGTGGAGCTGGAGCAGGGAGCCCAATGGGAGAACCAACAGTGAGTTGCAGGCCATGATTGATTTGCTGTCGGGTTTCTCATTTGCGAACTGTCCATCAGATACATGGTCGTGGGGATTGGCGTCGAATGGTACGTTCACCGTTAAAAAGCTTACTAATCTTCTAGAGTCAAATATGTTGGATCGATACTCTTCACAAACAGGTACCTTAAGAAACTCGCTAGTGCCGAAAAAAGTAGAGATATTTATTTGGCGAGTCCAAAAAAAGAGAATCCCGGTAAGGGTGGAGTTAGACAAACGAGACGTCGACCTACATAGTTTGAGATGCCCATTGTGCGATGATGGATTGGAATCGGTGGAACACTCATTGGTCTTATGTGATAGGGTCAGAGATTTATGGACGCGGATTTTTAAATGGTGGGGGATCCGGATCTCTAACCCCTTCAATCTATGCGATTTGGTAGAAGGGATAAATACAAGCTCGATGTCGGAAAAGGGTAAAAGATTATGGCAAGCAATAGTTTGGATTGGTTTATATCACATTTGGTGCCTTAGAAACAAAACCGTTTTTGAAAACAAATCTTGGAACATACCGATGGCGCTTAGTGAGATTCAATCCAAGACGTTCGAATGGATAGCTACGAGAGACAAAAAGCATACGTATGAATGGCTAAATTGGATTACGAACCCAGGCGATCTCCTTTCTTCTTTGTAA